In Actinomycetes bacterium, the DNA window GTGATGAGGAGTACTTGGTGGCCCGCATCCTCGAATTCGACGCTCCACAGGCGTGCGAGTGTCGAAAACCATGGCGCCAACAGAAGAATCCGCACCGTCTGACCCTACGACCGAAATACTTCGCTTTTCATCTGGGGCGGAGTTGCCGGTTACTAGGCGCCGACAGAGCTACGGGTGGTTCCGATCTTCCACTGGTCCTGGAATACGGTCGAATCAACGTTGATGGCGCTGGATCGGTAGTAGCCCACCTTGACGTAGGAGGTCCGATCCGGGTAGAGCGTCCCACCGTCAGGGCGCCAGTCCGACACCAACTGTGAGCCATTGCGCCACACATCCACCGTTCCCTTGCTGGGGTCCGATGAAAACCGGATGTGGATCAGCCAGTCATCCCACTGACCGTTCGCAGCAGCCCCCAGATTACGACCCGACATCTTAGGAGTGCTGGGGTTGTCAGTACCCGGCCAGCCCCAACCTCCGGAGATGGTGAAGTCGCCATTCTCCAAGGCAATCTGCAACGGAGGTGAGCCCTCACCGCTGTTCTTCCACTGCGCCAGAACCTGCCAGTCCGACGTGTTCAGCGGCACATCTTTCAGCCGAGTGGAGAAGGAGAACCACAAGTCATCGCCTTCCTGCAATGAACGGAAACTAGGCACATTCTCACTACGCTGACCGCCAGCGGTAATCCGGTAGGCACCCGAGAAGGACCCAGCCCGCGTCGGCGACGACGCCGCC includes these proteins:
- a CDS encoding polysaccharide lyase, whose protein sequence is AASSPTRAGSFSGAYRITAGGQRSENVPSFRSLQEGDDLWFSFSTRLKDVPLNTSDWQVLAQWKNSGEGSPPLQIALENGDFTISGGWGWPGTDNPSTPKMSGRNLGAAANGQWDDWLIHIRFSSDPSKGTVDVWRNGSQLVSDWRPDGGTLYPDRTSYVKVGYYRSSAINVDSTVFQDQWKIGTTRSSVGA